The Plodia interpunctella isolate USDA-ARS_2022_Savannah chromosome 9, ilPloInte3.2, whole genome shotgun sequence genome includes the window tgagtgtgcatgacatactcgatctccataatctaacataatagatacctatgttactttgcAAAGAACAAGTAAGTAGACgaaaatactttataaagtattttcGTCCTTTAACAGCCGAGTCTACTTTTTCTTTGCGTGTTGACGTCCAACGATATTTGAATTAGATTCTTCCAGACAAGTGTTCCAACTAAGAATAAATTCAAGAGCAAATGAAGGATATTCGTACCTACAATATACTTTAAAGATTAGGTAAACACGGTAAGAAAatgaacaacaaaaataagaggcagtataattaaaatcaataaagaattatatgtttgctttttaacatttttagatAACTAGTACGAATTCCTAAGAGAtaactaaaaatgtttgtagtaCTGATATGTCACGGAAGTATTAAGTCAATTACAATTGAGCAATTCATGAGAGTAAACTGTTGAAGGGCTCAAATTATAACTTCCTAATGAGTTATCTGCTTCCTTATCTTATCTGttatgacgacctccgtggcttaatggtcatcatgcccgactgctacagtggaggtcccgggttcgaatcccggtcaggtcaacatgaaaaatgatctttttcagattgacctgggtcttggatgtttatctatatatgtatatgttatagaatatagtatcgttgagttagtatcccataacacaagtttcgaacttactttggggctaactcaatctgtgtcatttgtccctatttatttatttatttatttatttattcctataTTAATAGAGTTTTGATGTAAACATTACCTACAAAGGAGAGCAACAGTTTTAGGTGGTGTGTCCTTTAACCACCGATGACTTCCTGAATTATTATCAGCTTTCtaacttttaatttctttttgtcaTATATCGACGATGTTTCAGTGAGTCTAAATAAACAAGAGAACAGTTATTGGGAATTATCGATTATTTCCTAGTTACTATCTCCTTCCTATATCGATAATGTTTTGGAGTCTAGACAAACAGATGTGGCCTTGTTTGTTTGGTTATGGAAAGAGCCAGTGTGGAAGGATCGTATTAATCGGGCCAAGGCGACGGCTGATGAAACCCGTATGTCGATAAGGACGCAACCTTCTCGATGTCGTTTGTTTGCGGATTACGTGCAGATTACCATTGGTTTTGTGGATGAATAATCCGGAATCGAGTTATGCGTGTAGATTCCAAGTGACGAATTTTTATAGGGGGCAAGTACTTACTCCATCGAATTCTTGCTTGAGGCATGCTTGCTTTGTATTGTGTATACCTGTATTATGTTATGAGTATGCCTTAATGGCAGCTTATGACGAAGCCATAGAAGTAGCTCGGTTCCGGCGTGAAAGGATTTTGAATCCAATGGTATAGTTTACAGATTTGCTATCGACATCAATTCAAATCGATaacaaagaacaaaataaGGTTTGAAAGATTATCTTtcactgaaaaaatatgtgagTGAGTATTTAAAatcgtatttataaattgtttataccGGAGTCCAAGATCCTATAAGAGGCATTGATCCTTCGTAAGATGATAAGTGTATTTTTAGGGCTTTCTTGTATCCTATTCAAAGTCGTTTTgcttttatatgttattaataatttttaaatcgtgCGATGCTCAAGTGAGCATGAGCGTCATTACAGCATCCTCTCTCATAAGTACGAGAGAGGACgctgtaatgaaaaaaataactaagcttttttaaattcatccCCCTGTCTGTCAATCGACTGATTTCGTATAAGTAAGGCAGGAGTAGATGTAGGACCTCCATTTCCAATTGTCAAAAGCCTGGATTTATAGAATTCCTGAGTAATCTAAATTTTAGAACGCAACTGTACGTCAGCTAACGTCTTCCTCAATctaaataaagatttacaaTTATTGACTGATGTCTCAGTGTCAATGTCTCAATGCTATTAGCATCTTCGAAGAGCACctctcattttaaaataagataaaattggAGAATAGAATAACAGAATAATATAAGATACCGTTatcttgaggaaacctgcacactgattgacagtttaagtttactagtgtgtatACGACTACTGGCCACTAggtctttaggcgacttgactaaaatctgacaccagtgttagcaataacacactcgaattGAAGAAGATAATATACCAATGGTAGCGGCCGCTGaatcttatttattgttgtgtCTCAAACGGTGCCAGAATGCACCAATGGCATGCCGCGGTTGTCGCGCCTGCATGCAGCTGACCCAGTTGTCGTTATCTCATCGAGACGCTTTCAGCAATTacaattattgattttaattgtcGAATTATTGCCATTGAAGTGGGCGTGGTTTTTAACCTACTTAAAGAGGTTTTtcaaaagtagtttttttttttttatttcatcgatACATTTCAATAAAGCTCCGCTTGACTATCTATCGAATAATGTTGCGCAAAAAACTATCAAGTATTACTTTATTTCTACTACTACAACTTTATTTCTACGTCTATTTACACGATTTGATCATCcacattgaattattttataataagttttatagATCAAGAGTCAAGAATACCTAAGTCAATGTTtagattgttaaaaaaataattctaatacCGGCTCCACATGCCGTCGAAcggtttgccaaactttggcggttcggtgtacattgctggtttttcattgcggtaaataaaagcactcgtactaactacgcaatgttcacgcattcgcgttgGCAAGTATCTGAGTtgggcgacagtgtggagcgtTTGCTATGCATTTTATTGTGGTTTCAAAGTCGTAGATTTTCTTAACAAAATTgacctttatttaattttttaattactttataatttcaattctgCAGGTGGTTACGCGAATGATGAATAGAATGATTTACGTAACGCCTGCTAAAAGTTCACAGGTTTGCTGTAACATTAATTTGCTATGAGAGAGACTACAGGGAATATATTGTACCTGCACGTATGAAAAAGCAATATCAcacaagtacctatatataataatctcaGGCGTTTGACTGTACAATAGTTGTTAAATAAACAGCTTTAATTAACCGGTTTTTCCATcgtctttttttattggacTTTAGGTTTATAGCAATGGACTGCTACAGGCTGATGATGACGATGAGGTTTATAGGTTCGAAATATAAAGGACCTATCTAGCGCTACTAGAGCAATACCATCTACAGGCAATACAGGGCTTAGATCTTAGATTTAGTAAAACTTAGgccatacaaaatatattttcttattatcaaCTTGTAATGAAAATCAGGAAAAATTcgttaaaataacaaatattttcataaaaaataggtacatttctGTTACAAGCTTATAAtgacattacaaaaatgtacatatacaatacatgtCATCCCATCTGTACAGTAAACCGGTGAGGAGTTCTCTCGTTGGGAGCCAATCCATGTTGGATCTGTTCTGTTGTTGTCTGGATCCAGGATGTGCACATCCTGTGATCAAACATGCTTATCATAAAACTGAGGACAATGGGCGCTTATTTTTACAATCGCAATCAATAATTGTAATATCATCCATCAATGAGGTCGCGAGGAGTTTATGATGCATCGGATGCTGACTTATATAACTCAGTATCTATGTGACAACTCGTCCACgattaaataggtaaaattAGTCAAGTACCTAGCATGCCTACAAAGCGTAATGGGTCCCACATAGGTTTACCATAATGAcaataattgttaaattatctGTTGGTAATGAAATGGAATTTATGACTATTTCGTGCATATAACTTGGAGTGCGGGCAGAAAGGATGCATTTTGCTGGTAATCCTGGCTTGGTTTAAGTGGACCAGCTTAGTGAAAGTAGAGATAGGAGATAGTCTGTCTCTGTCAGTCTTCGCGGATTCGCGAGCCGGCGGTGTCCACTTGTGTTCCTTAATCAAAACGCAACCGTCTACTTAGTTgtgagtgtttttttttctttttatttaaatcggtGTTTTTTCGGTGTTGGTGTGATTGATAGCCCGGTGTGCCCTTCGTGTGAAAGCGTGAATTTTTGgtctataaattaatttaattttatttatattttatctctccCATCTCTGCAAGTTCCTTGCTTTCGGGGTTGTGAAAAAtaccttgaaattttgaagattaagctgttattttacaactggctgtgattttatttattgtttatggaagtacattatttattggtttCTGTAGAGGCTAAACCAAGGTATCATTAGTTATCATAGCTAAATCTTTCCTAACAGGTAGTAGCACCTAGTACAGTtttaactaggtacctacctactactaCTATTTGATGAATTTCAAGTTTAGCATAAACTCTGTTTGTAGTCGTTTGTTTAAATCATCCATCATTGATTTCACTGAAAtcttaacttatttttttacgaatcaatgaaatattatttaattatattttattaatataaagatttCATTTCAAAGTTAGCGGTAATTAGGTTTTAAAATAACGGTAGCTTGAAGATTTGTATAAGTAGGAAACatgagatttaaaatatttttcacccgaaaatatatttttcagtaagTATGCCTATAGAGACAGGTAGAATAGTCACCTGTTTTGCGCAATCTGCGCACGCAGATTGGTGATAATTTCCTACACGATCGATATAATTATAGGATATTAGACTGGATCTTGCGTGTAACCGCTTTCTTTTCCGATTGAAATGGTTAGGAACAGGAAAATGGCGGCTCTCACGACGAACCAGTCGCAGGAACCGATCGGTACGCCTCGTGAATGACAAGTCGAGTTTATTGTGTCAACaagtttataaaacaaacagtACGGACAGCAAGTCACCGAGCTGTGTGATGTAGGCATTAACTTTTGATTTCTGATTCTGAATGCGAATCTAATGTTGTTTTTATACAAGTCTATATACTCGAGTGAAtactcgagtaaaaccataacaaatcATAAGCGTACCTAAATCTTCcacaggaatcacattatctattagtgaaaacagTCCAAAAATCCAGTCCCAGTccatagtttttgagttcgtCGCGTACAGACgacagacagatgcgacaggggacttcattttataatatttaaggataaGGAATAGAGATGTGGGTTAAATTTGTATGTGTACAAATCGTcctttgttatataaattgttaaaaaaaagcgACTTAATGCATAATGCTGACCATACTCCTCAAACCGTATTGTGGGAAGGTTTTGTTATTAAAGCAGGCAAGCAGTTCTTAAATAAGCCTAATCAAAATGGCTCTTGTAATATGACTTTATTTGTtccaaacaataaaacatattttctttttataacattagtaggtaCGTATTACAAAAGTGCAAGTTTGTATttagaatacattttatgttatacaCGACAACAAAACGTACGCATATTTTAAAGCTGTTTAATAGTGATGAATTCGAAattgaaagttaaaaaaaaaagaaaacaatgaaACATGGACTTACGCATTATTCGAGAggagaaattattaaaaaaccatGAATATTGAATATGCAAATGCGTGAGAAGATGGCAGTTCAGTAAGGTAGCGGTACTCGCTGTTAGAGCCAGTTTTTGTGACCCGCTTCCTATGTCCTTGATTCAGAGATAAATTCATACGTCAGgtgtttattgaatttatgatTTGTTGATAACGTTGCACTTATAAGAGCTCGGTGGCGTATTGGATCGCGCGCTCAGGAGTTGAGCAAAATTGCAATGTTTGATCTGTCTATttgtttcgctttcacggctaaactggtgaaccgatttcgatgaaacaGGGCtacttttgttttcaaaaatcaacccccaaacgactataatgggggtggAAAATACAGACGGGCTACAAATAAGCTAGTCGATAAAGATAAGTAGCTAAATCACATTGAAATATCCCTTTATTTCCAGAACAAAATGAAGTTATGCCTACTGCTGGGTATGGCAGTGGTAGTGCGCTGTCAAAGTCCAGAAGTCAATTTCCCAACGCCTACCGCCACGGAGAACCCCGGGGCGCCGACCACCAAACAGGACAAGGGGCTGATCGACTGGATCGCTAATCTGCTCGGAGGTGGGACCACTACCACGCTCAGACCGTCGCAAGACCCGCCTGAAAATTGTCCTCAATGCCGTAAGTTTCTACTCTAACGCGAACTCCCCTAGGCTTCATggtgatttttatatatgttctTCTTATATATGCAACTTGGGTTCCCGAAGGGCGCAGGCGTCGAGGTAGACCACGTACAAGATGGCGCGATGATTTAGACAGGTTTCGGCGTGGTTGGCAAAAACAAATGGACCTTTGGAAGACAGGATAGAGGCctttgctataaaaatatgtatttttacagACAATTTAAAACGCATGTGTCATTCATTaaatcaaactttattttttcttgtcaCTTTAGAGATTTACTCGAACTCGTTGAAGTCTTTTGTATATGGACCTAGAAAACTGCCCCTTTTAATCACATCCACATAAGTTAAGTTTGATTGAAGCTGATTTATGATAATTTGCCatgtttgaaatatatattatgcatggcaaaaataaaacgagTTCCCTCGCGAGAAGAATCCATGTACAATATAaccttgtttgtttgtcttataaaatttatttatgtatttatttattcaaaacagctatacaaatgaataaataaaccaatataagcaatacaatttcaattaattaatcgaAAATGTGTTCTCAGAGTGCGGCATCGCGCGTACTAGACGGCGCATCGTTGGAGGCTATGAGACCAAGAAGCTGGAGTTCCCGTGGATGGCCGTGCTCATGTACAATGGCAGGTTCTACTGCGGAGGCTCGCTTCTCAACGACTTGTATGTGCTCACCGCCGGCCACTGTACTTCTGGGTAAGACAAGATGTTAGTTATACTAAgcaacaggtattaaacgcgcacatacctttccCAGACCACtgacctttgtaacaaggtccgaaacatctgggaaataaaaaaaaaaggtatgtgcgcgtttaatacctgttgttcagtaaataattatgatacgaaagtttaaaagtgtTAGTTTCTGTGGATGGCTGTGATCATTTATATCAGGGTCTACTATAAAGGCTTACGCCAACTAAGTACTACCCTACCTACTCGTATCGTGGGTCTaagaacaatttaattaaaactacttttctttcattttcttttacacGTTTTGTATCTAATATATAACCATTTATCCATTCAACACAGaaacatatttgtatatatttctaaatttattcGTCTCTTAGGAGAATAGGTACAAATATTCGCCCGTGCTAAGAACCCCGGACCTTCAGATGGCCAGCGGACatggtgaccactacgccatTGGTTTCGTCAATGCTATAGTCGTAAATTGTGTAGTAAACGTGAAATAGTCAGGCAATTTGAATAGAACGTAATAATGCAATTTTCcttatgaaaaatatgagTCACATATGGGCTGGTTAGAATTATTTTCCCTTTCGAAAAGTTGGCAAGAAGAGCAACGTTTTCGTTCATTTGAAATTCAATTGAAAATTACTCACAATAGAAACTGTGGCAACTAGTACATAGTAGGTACTTTCCCTTATGGGTTATTTGTGTTAATCGAGGAAAGTTCAGATTTtactagtttattttaacttgcaatgtatttaTGTCGCTATGTCCcatgtctcgggtggaatcaTGCAACTCAAAtttgaagcagatatatttttatacacacgtttagtttggatgacaatgcattattatgataagcatgacctaatGGTGCAACCTGGAACGGCTCTAGATGTAGCatctcctcaacggtttactgtacggatataattttaattgttatcgTCGCACGTTGAATGCATTatgatctctctgacaacaataagagtttgtgtcaaaaatgacatttttgcaaAAGACTAGAATACTCGTacatgtggtcgtccaaatcaaaagggaccttatggcgtcTAGCACTTAGATATTAgctattgccgttgttttgtattggaacaatGGCAATAATCCCTTTTATAACGGTGACCACATATTATAACGGTGAAATAGACTTGCTTGCTAAGggttatgattatttttacatttttaaaacatgaaataagaaataaatttgtatttgttatttaactaGTGTAATTTTAGGATGTCGCTACTGATGGTCCTTCTTATGATGGATGAATTGAATATAGTGTAGGTACTCGTACATAAGTTTAGTTGAAGCGACACTACAATAAGAAGATTGTAATGTTTAAGTATTTacaacttatatttatatttaaaaaatggtaagcccttctggcataatagggaccaacactgtttgaatgagtttctttcggcatttcttctcagcagtggtcgttccgaaatgctagtattttgtagctttggtaaacatcatttaatttagattatgacgtgaaaaagtgcctgtgaaggcctaatttctgaataaatgatttgattttgatttgattttgatttaatctCGATCGACTCTGGGGCtcactcaatctgtgtgacttgtcaatatttaagtaattgttttttttcaaatgtaggTTCCGCAAAGAGAGAATAACTGTCCGCTTCCTGGAGCACGATCGCTCTGATGCTAATGAGACCAAAACCATCGACCGGAAGGTGTCCGAGATCATCCGTCACATCCGGTACAACCCCGGCACTTATGACAACGACATCGCTTTGTTGAGGCTGGACCAGAGGGTAAGAAAACAATTGGTAGTTACACACATAGgttgggttgcaccagtcaactttgacattgagTTTAACCTGCGCGCGTTTACATATAATGGTGTActttttacgtttttctgaGCAGGTTAAAGTTAGTCTGTCTAAGTATAAAACGAATCCTTTTTAAGGaactacaaatttttattttttgccatatcaataccaaatagaatcATCCAGATTGGTGTTGCCAGTTGCAAGAAGACAGAGAgccctcatttattttctccttTTTAAAGACATAGACTTGGCAGCTGatggcaacaatagcattcctacAGAGGGtcgacgtcagacaggcgatTGTTGTGAAATCACAGGAGAATCTTACTTTATAAGCTGACCCCCAGGTTCGCGAGGTTACAGTTCCAAATAAAACCAGGAacaagatgagagagagttaCTAGATGGAAGTAGATAATTTGTAGCAATCGGGCGTGAATAGAATTTCAATTGGTTTGGTTGAGGTATACTTACTAAATTAACGCGTTTAAAGTAACCTTGCGTGCAACaagtccgcctttgctccATAGATTTATCAAGTTTTGTATATACATCGAGTATATGTTTATGGGAAATAAAGTTAGTTCAATTACcgttagtaaattaatataacatgATAGGTGGACCTCCGAAGTGCCTTGAAGCGCGTGCGTCGCGACGAGAGCATGACAACGGGAACACCAGTGGAAGGAGCGCAGAATGAAGATGACGTGGGCCTGCGTCCTGTGTGCATGCCCACTACTGGGCTGTCGTACAGCAACTACAGCGGGGTCGTCGCTGGGTGGGGCACCACTGAGGAGGGTGGGTCTGTCTCTAGCACTTTGCAAGAGGTGAGTTTGATGAGATGAACTGGAAAACAGTGCTATGATCTCATAGCACTGTTTTCCAGTTCATCTCTCGATTGCCATGTCTTTAGGTCATTTGAAATTTCTTGAAAATCGGCATTGAGCTCTGAGCAATTTCTCCGGAAAAGAGTGACATGCAGACAGaaagactttcgcatttataaagcCCTTGGAGCCCAGGACGACATTCTATTCGTCCTGGGCTCCAAATTAATTCTATTATACCAGAAGAGATGGCATGTTCACGGATGTTTAGATatggatttattatattcaggtGTATGTACCCATAATATCGAACGCGGAGTGCCGCAAGACCGCGTACAAGAACAGGATCACAGACAACATGCTGTGCGCGGGCACATCTGACGGAGGCAAGGACGCCTGCCAGGGCGACTCCGGCGGGCCCCTGCATATTCTCAACACTGACACTGCGCAGTATCAAGAAGTCGGTGAGTAGATCTTTTCTCTATTTGTTGAACGAACCCTGGGCTTTGTAAAGAGGTGGCCTGTTGTAAAATCATGCTGATTGACTCCGGACGTCggagcgtcacagctccgaatgtcaCCGGGAAAACGCGATGGTGAGTGGATCTTTCgacaaaattacttaattaaatttatataattagcggcccgtcccggcttcgatcgggtaaaaacataatgaatcatacacctaaaccttcttcaggaatcgCACAATCTATTGAtggaaaccgcatgaaaatccgtgcagtaatttttgagtttatcgcggacaGGACGCGggagaggactttgttttaataatacgtAAGGAAAAAACAGTTTACTTTGTATCTGAAATTAAGCATATTTcagatacaaaataaactgtttttgaataaataaatccaatcAAGCATTTGAACGTTATTCCTGTCGGTATAGCTGTATATAAGTActatatgtaggtaggtacttaaatggAGGATGTactgtaggtaggtaggtacatctACCGACTCTCTGCCATCTCTCAAGATACCTTCTCCTTCAACTGATCCATGAATGCTTCGTGGCTATCCTTTCCGTCTCCGAGCTTGGACTTTCAACCaagaatttcataaaatcgTTTCGTATAAGAAACATCTTTCCTCGTCTTCGTCTCTATTGCCTTCAGTAACGATGGGTTCTCTTTTATCAAGTCCAGTACCTACTTCctcattagtatttttatccATCCAGCTGATTCTCTCCAAcaccacaaataaataaattaatatcccAGAAGTTGGTGAATATCTTTACCGATGCGGATTACACGGAAATTATTCCACACTaggataaaaaatttcatgatttttttagttttctctattacataattttgaaagaaattgataaaaaagcTAGTGTGCGGGTTGGCCCTGTCTCAATGCACatacaaaattgaattgaagaatataaaattgttctCCGTTTGCAGGTGTGGTGTCGTGGGGCGAAGGATGCGCGCGCCCCGACCGCCCCGGTGTGTACACGCGCGTCAACCGCTACATAACGTGGATCAAGAGCAACACCCGCGACGCTTGCTATTGCCAATAAAtgtctgttatttatttacttaaattattctaTGGTTAATGCTCTCTGATtaagtgttttattatactttgtgAACTATTAAGCTTGTTTAATTGTGGATTTACactttagatttattttcttatgacCCACCAAGGCCCACCAGGCTTTGCTTGGACAaagccataataaaaaagcttaAGTACTATGTGTATCCTCttcaaaagcaaataaatattcattaattcgTAACGTTTTGTCTGTttctgccaaatttcatcaaaatcggttcagtagttttgtctttatttattacaattaaaaaataaaaaatacaaatcttttctcctTATAGTATAAGGATATTATCTTGGACAATGCTGCAACATCCATACTtcctattataaattattatgacataataatatcataaatgtgaaagtaaattGTCACATTACCACGGTTAAGCTGCTAAGGTGACCAGAAGTGGAGCAGCGAGCAACTGCTAGTATAGCATACAAGTTATAGAGATCTGCGAGTTAGTCCCTCCATCTTGACACAACTACCAAAGGGACCAGAATTGTGGgacacataaaacaaaattaaactcaACAAAAATGAGGATGTGAGAGTAAGATTGGgacatacctattattttctttttatcttgatACTTAGACTTTTTGTAtcctatatgtatacatacagatatatattaaaaaaatttggaagtataattttctttgtagCTTTCTGGTCTTTCTGGTTTCAACCACTTCTATTCCTTGCCAGAATATTATTcttccaaattttttttttgcttgctgaaacctaataaaaaacagaGATGATGAAATCCcccatatttatttgaaaataagtatatacctaatattacaattatgtaataaattattgacttACATACTGCTTCGCTAAAAGCATTAATTTTATGGAAAGAAAAACTGATTTGTGGGAATCTagatatctatattattacaagTCTGTAACATTTGATATCACATGATGATTACAAACTTGTGTCCATTTTACATTCATCTAAAttaccaaataaatatgacattacttttatcaatttaagattcttaaaaatattgtaatgtaaactAAGCATAAATTAACCAATTAGGTACACAAGTTCTAGTAAAAGTTTCTAAACAATGAAGAAAGGTCCGACATAACATTATTGTAAATGATGCCCGGATTTCTGATATTATCAAAGCCAGTATTGTACGGCCCTCGTGTTGTTGGTTCCGTTGAAGTGATTGTCTCTTCCACTACTTCATTGCCATCTTTCACAATCCTTCTGGTTTCTATAGTACCATCAGGCTTGGTAATGCTAGTGGTGATGACAGTCTTGCAAAATGATCTTCCAGGGACCATATCTCCACTGAACGGCATGAGGGTTCCAACCTTTTTGTCTTCCTTCTGTTTTAACATACCTGATATTTcatttgaagatatttttccGTCCAAATCAATGTCTTCTGGGTGTTCTTGTTTTTGGTTGTGGTAACCAGgtttcaaataataatctcTTATGCTGTTATTGTTAAAGTTGGAAGATTCAGCGGGGATGTCTCCAAAACCAGCGAGTTGATCGAATTCCTCGTCGTTGAAGAATGATTTGACGTCACCAAATATGTTGCCAAATATCTTGAACATGTCGTTCATTTGTTTGGCTACCTCCAGGTGGAAATCGTGCGGATTGTATGCTGTTGTTTGGTCTCTTGTATAAAGTTCGTCGCCGTCGTCATCGTCGTCCGATCCCCAGATAGGATTTCGAAAGTCATTTCTAGGTGGCTGCAAACCGAACCCAAAAAATGATCTTAATTTATCCATAATTGTAGTTTGTGACATGTTAACTGAACTTGACGATTTACTATTGACACAATAAAATGGATGCGGCTTTTTGGTTTGAACAGTTTTGCTTTTATTGCGCAACAAACAAAATCTAGAAGTCTCAAAACAGCTGTCAAGCTGTCAAAgtatcttttttcttttactatcGGATGTACGATGTACCTACTCGCAGCCTAGAAAAATTTctattgtctgtctgtgctGTATACTGACTGA containing:
- the LOC128672248 gene encoding trypsin-1-like, which encodes MKLCLLLGMAVVVRCQSPEVNFPTPTATENPGAPTTKQDKGLIDWIANLLGGGTTTTLRPSQDPPENCPQCQCGIARTRRRIVGGYETKKLEFPWMAVLMYNGRFYCGGSLLNDLYVLTAGHCTSGFRKERITVRFLEHDRSDANETKTIDRKVSEIIRHIRYNPGTYDNDIALLRLDQRVDLRSALKRVRRDESMTTGTPVEGAQNEDDVGLRPVCMPTTGLSYSNYSGVVAGWGTTEEGGSVSSTLQEVYVPIISNAECRKTAYKNRITDNMLCAGTSDGGKDACQGDSGGPLHILNTDTAQYQEVGVVSWGEGCARPDRPGVYTRVNRYITWIKSNTRDACYCQ
- the LOC128672250 gene encoding uncharacterized protein LOC128672250 encodes the protein MSQTTIMDKLRSFFGFGLQPPRNDFRNPIWGSDDDDDGDELYTRDQTTAYNPHDFHLEVAKQMNDMFKIFGNIFGDVKSFFNDEEFDQLAGFGDIPAESSNFNNNSIRDYYLKPGYHNQKQEHPEDIDLDGKISSNEISGMLKQKEDKKVGTLMPFSGDMVPGRSFCKTVITTSITKPDGTIETRRIVKDGNEVVEETITSTEPTTRGPYNTGFDNIRNPGIIYNNVMSDLSSLFRNFY